One genomic region from Stutzerimonas decontaminans encodes:
- a CDS encoding TrkH family potassium uptake protein, producing the protein MALPTLRIIGFILGIFLITLAVSMIIPMLTLLAYERTDDLQAFIWGSLITFSCGFALVAPGRPANTNLRPRDMYFLTTISWVVVCCFAALPLMLIQHISYSDAFFETMSGITTTGATVLSGLDSASPGLLIWRSLLHWLGGIGFIGMAIAILPLLRVGGMRLFQTESSDWSEKVMPRSHVAGQYLLVIYLTFTVAAFVAFLLTGMSMFDAINHAMSTVATGGFSTSDASMGKFGPSAHWVAIFFMLLGSLPFTLYVMTLRGHRTALLRDQQVRGFVVMLAITSLLFSGWYWLNNDIPALDALRIVTFSVVSVVTTTGFAVDDYTQWGGFAVMAFFYLTFVGGCSGSTSGGLKMFRFQVAYSLLRANFKQLIHPRAVIRQQYNGHNLDEEIVRSILTFSFFITMTIGVLALCLALLGLDPITALTGAATAVCNVGPGLGEIIGPAGNFSTLPDTAKWLLSIGMLLGRLEIITVLVLLTPAFWRH; encoded by the coding sequence ATGGCCCTGCCGACTCTGCGCATCATCGGTTTCATTCTCGGCATATTTCTGATCACCCTCGCGGTCAGCATGATCATCCCGATGCTGACGCTGTTGGCTTACGAACGCACCGACGACCTACAGGCATTCATCTGGGGAAGCCTGATCACCTTCTCATGCGGCTTTGCCCTAGTCGCGCCCGGACGGCCGGCCAATACCAATCTGCGCCCGAGAGACATGTACTTCCTGACAACCATCAGCTGGGTAGTGGTCTGCTGTTTCGCCGCGCTGCCACTGATGCTGATTCAGCACATCAGTTATTCAGATGCCTTCTTCGAAACCATGTCGGGGATTACCACAACCGGCGCGACGGTGCTGTCGGGTCTGGACAGCGCTTCGCCGGGCCTGCTCATATGGCGCTCGCTATTGCACTGGCTGGGCGGCATCGGCTTCATCGGCATGGCGATTGCGATTCTTCCGCTGCTGCGAGTCGGTGGCATGCGGCTGTTCCAGACCGAGTCGTCAGACTGGTCGGAGAAGGTCATGCCGCGTTCGCATGTTGCCGGCCAGTATTTGCTGGTCATCTATCTGACCTTCACTGTCGCGGCGTTCGTGGCGTTCCTGTTGACCGGCATGAGCATGTTCGACGCCATCAACCATGCGATGTCGACGGTTGCGACGGGGGGCTTCTCCACCTCCGACGCGTCAATGGGCAAGTTCGGGCCCTCAGCCCATTGGGTCGCGATCTTCTTCATGCTGCTCGGCAGCCTGCCGTTCACCCTGTATGTAATGACGCTGCGCGGCCATCGCACCGCACTGCTCAGGGACCAGCAGGTAAGAGGTTTCGTCGTGATGCTCGCCATCACCAGCCTACTGTTCAGCGGTTGGTACTGGCTGAACAACGATATTCCGGCGCTGGATGCCCTGCGCATCGTCACGTTCAGCGTGGTGTCGGTGGTGACCACCACCGGCTTTGCGGTGGACGACTACACCCAGTGGGGCGGCTTCGCCGTCATGGCGTTCTTCTATCTCACCTTCGTCGGCGGCTGCTCGGGCTCGACGTCCGGCGGGCTGAAGATGTTCCGCTTTCAGGTTGCCTATTCGCTGCTGCGGGCCAACTTCAAGCAGCTGATTCATCCCCGCGCGGTGATTCGCCAGCAATACAACGGCCACAACCTCGACGAAGAAATCGTCCGCTCGATCCTCACCTTCTCCTTCTTCATCACCATGACCATCGGTGTGCTGGCGCTATGTCTGGCATTGCTCGGGCTCGACCCGATTACCGCGCTGACCGGCGCGGCGACCGCCGTCTGCAACGTAGGCCCAGGGCTGGGCGAAATCATCGGCCCGGCGGGCAACTTCTCCACGCTGCCCGACACTGCAAAATGGCTGCTGTCGATCGGCATGCTGCTGGGCCGACTGGAGATCATCACCGTGCTGGTGTTGCTGACTCCTGCATTCTGGCGTCACTGA
- a CDS encoding tryptophan--tRNA ligase: MDSQRRVVSGMRPSGRLHLGHYNGVLKNWVRLQHEYECFFCIVDWHALTTDYETSSEISQNIMDMAVDWLAAGVSPSSATLFIQSQVPEHAELHLLLSMICPLGWLERVPSYKELQQSLQHKDLDTYGFLGYPLLQAADILLYRAGLVPVGADQLPHIEFARDVARRFNHLYGREADFEEKAEAAIRKLGKKTSRLYVSLRKSYQEQGDVEALNTARAIIKEQQTITIGDQERLYGYLEGCGKLLLPEPQALLGESPKISGLDGGKMAKSNSNAIYLRDTPNEIDEKIRRMPTDPARVHRNDPGEPTRCPVWQMHLVHSDQGVCQWAEQGCRTAGIGCLECKAPLIDAIKSDLAPLQERALDYEQNPDLVRSILAEGAERARDEARETLIEVRQAMGLNYR, from the coding sequence ATGGATTCGCAGCGGCGCGTGGTATCCGGTATGCGCCCGAGTGGTCGGCTTCACCTCGGTCACTACAACGGTGTGCTGAAGAACTGGGTCAGACTGCAGCACGAGTACGAATGCTTCTTCTGCATTGTCGATTGGCACGCACTGACCACCGACTACGAAACTTCCAGCGAAATCTCGCAGAACATCATGGATATGGCGGTGGACTGGCTGGCCGCAGGCGTTAGTCCGAGCTCTGCGACGCTGTTCATCCAGTCACAGGTGCCGGAGCACGCCGAGCTGCACCTGTTGCTGTCGATGATCTGCCCGCTGGGCTGGCTGGAGCGGGTGCCGTCCTACAAGGAGCTGCAGCAGAGCCTGCAGCACAAGGATCTGGATACCTACGGCTTTCTCGGCTACCCGCTGCTGCAGGCGGCGGACATCCTTCTTTATCGCGCCGGGCTGGTGCCGGTCGGTGCCGACCAGCTGCCGCATATCGAATTTGCCCGCGATGTCGCGCGGCGCTTCAACCATCTTTATGGGCGCGAAGCGGATTTCGAGGAAAAGGCCGAGGCGGCAATCCGCAAGCTCGGCAAGAAGACTTCGCGGCTCTATGTGAGTCTGCGCAAAAGCTATCAGGAGCAGGGTGACGTCGAAGCGCTGAACACCGCGCGCGCCATCATCAAAGAACAGCAGACCATCACCATCGGCGATCAGGAGCGGCTTTACGGCTACCTGGAAGGCTGTGGCAAGCTGCTGTTGCCCGAACCGCAGGCGTTGCTCGGCGAGTCACCGAAGATATCCGGCCTCGACGGCGGCAAGATGGCCAAGTCGAACAGCAATGCGATCTATCTGCGCGACACGCCTAACGAGATCGACGAAAAGATTCGCCGCATGCCTACCGACCCGGCGCGCGTACATCGCAACGACCCTGGTGAGCCGACGCGCTGCCCGGTGTGGCAGATGCACCTGGTGCACTCTGACCAGGGCGTTTGCCAGTGGGCCGAACAAGGCTGTCGTACTGCCGGCATCGGCTGCCTGGAGTGCAAGGCGCCGCTGATCGACGCGATCAAGTCGGACCTGGCGCCGTTGCAGGAGCGCGCGCTGGACTACGAGCAGAACCCCGATCTGGTTCGCAGCATCCTCGCCGAAGGTGCCGAGCGGGCCCGTGACGAAGCCCGTGAGACGCTGATCGAAGTCCGTCAGGCGATGGGCCTGAATTACCGCTGA
- a CDS encoding L-threonylcarbamoyladenylate synthase, with product MSQFFQIHPDNPQPRLIKQAVEIIRKGGVVVYPTDSSYAVGCSMGNKAGIERIRRLRQLDDKHNFTLACRDLSQLGLFAKVDTAAFRLLKAHLPGPYTIILSATREVPRMLLHPKRRTIGLRVPAQPIAQALLEELGEPLMSVSLILPGQELPMSDPYEMRDVLEHQVDLIIDGGYGGVEASTVVSLVDDQPEVVRVGCGDPAPFMA from the coding sequence ATGAGCCAGTTCTTCCAGATTCACCCGGATAACCCGCAACCGCGCCTGATCAAGCAGGCCGTGGAAATCATCCGCAAGGGCGGGGTGGTGGTCTATCCGACCGATTCCAGCTACGCCGTCGGCTGCTCGATGGGTAACAAGGCGGGCATCGAGCGCATCCGTCGGTTGCGCCAGCTCGATGACAAGCACAACTTCACCCTGGCCTGTCGCGATCTGTCGCAGCTGGGCCTGTTCGCCAAGGTCGATACCGCCGCCTTTCGCCTGCTCAAGGCTCACCTGCCGGGGCCGTACACGATCATCCTGTCGGCGACCCGTGAGGTGCCGCGCATGCTGCTGCATCCCAAGCGCCGCACCATCGGTCTGCGAGTACCTGCGCAGCCGATCGCCCAGGCACTGCTGGAAGAACTCGGCGAGCCGTTGATGAGTGTCAGTCTGATCCTGCCCGGACAGGAGCTGCCGATGAGCGATCCGTACGAGATGCGCGATGTGCTGGAGCACCAGGTAGACCTGATCATCGATGGCGGTTACGGTGGCGTCGAGGCATCGACGGTGGTCAGCCTGGTCGACGACCAGCCCGAGGTGGTCCGGGTCGGTTGTGGCGATCCGGCACCGTTCATGGCCTGA
- a CDS encoding NAD(P)H nitroreductase, whose amino-acid sequence MDALDLLLNRVSVTRLCEPAPDATQLDLLFRAALRAPDHGQLHPWRFLTIEGNARHKLGELFAAALQSRNPAVSDEALQKARNMPLRAPMLVVVVASLKVHPKVPEGEQLLAAGCAAHGMLLAAHAQGIGAVWRTGEFAYDSHVLEGLGLSEQERLLGFFYLGTPEGRVRTAPVLEPQAFVSGWDGQTDA is encoded by the coding sequence ATGGACGCTCTGGACCTGCTGCTCAATCGTGTATCGGTCACTCGCCTGTGCGAGCCGGCCCCCGATGCCACTCAACTCGATCTGCTGTTCCGTGCGGCGTTACGTGCGCCGGACCATGGCCAGCTGCACCCTTGGCGGTTCCTGACCATCGAAGGTAATGCGCGGCACAAGCTCGGTGAGCTGTTCGCCGCTGCCTTGCAGTCGCGCAATCCTGCAGTCTCTGACGAAGCCTTGCAGAAGGCGCGGAACATGCCGCTGCGTGCGCCGATGCTGGTCGTGGTGGTCGCCAGCCTCAAGGTGCATCCGAAAGTGCCGGAAGGGGAACAGTTGCTCGCTGCGGGCTGTGCGGCTCACGGCATGTTGTTGGCTGCACATGCCCAGGGGATCGGTGCGGTGTGGCGAACCGGTGAGTTCGCCTATGACTCTCATGTACTCGAGGGGCTGGGTTTATCCGAGCAGGAGCGCTTGTTGGGCTTCTTCTACCTCGGGACACCGGAAGGCCGAGTACGTACCGCGCCGGTGCTCGAGCCGCAGGCGTTCGTCTCCGGCTGGGACGGTCAAACAGACGCCTGA
- a CDS encoding segregation and condensation protein A: MQQTESPSTDALQPGEQLRLALVYGEAVTELPLDLYIPPDALEVFLEAFEGPLDLLLYLIRKQNIDILDIPVAEITRQYMGYVELMKSVRLELAAEYLVMAAMLAEIKSRMLLPRSAEVAEEEDDPRAELIRRLQEYERFKAAAEDIDELPRVGRDLQVPRLDAPEARARKLLPEVSLEELLVSMAEVLRRADMFESHQVTREALSTRERMSEVLERLKNGGFVPFVALFRIEEGRLGVVVTFMAVLELIKESLVELVQNEPFAPIHVRSRTE, from the coding sequence ATGCAGCAAACCGAGTCCCCCAGCACCGACGCGCTCCAACCCGGCGAGCAATTGCGCCTGGCGCTGGTCTATGGCGAGGCGGTGACCGAGCTGCCGCTGGACCTCTACATCCCGCCGGATGCGCTGGAAGTCTTTCTCGAAGCGTTCGAAGGCCCGCTGGATCTGCTGCTCTACCTGATCCGCAAGCAGAACATCGACATCCTCGATATTCCGGTCGCCGAGATCACCCGTCAGTACATGGGCTACGTCGAGCTGATGAAATCAGTGCGCCTGGAGCTGGCCGCCGAGTATCTGGTGATGGCCGCGATGCTCGCCGAGATCAAGTCGCGCATGCTGCTGCCGCGCTCGGCGGAGGTCGCCGAAGAGGAAGACGATCCGCGCGCGGAGCTCATCCGCCGGCTGCAGGAGTACGAGCGTTTCAAGGCCGCCGCCGAAGACATCGACGAGCTGCCGCGGGTCGGCCGCGACCTGCAGGTGCCGCGTCTCGATGCGCCCGAGGCACGGGCGCGCAAGCTGCTTCCGGAAGTCAGTCTGGAAGAGCTGCTGGTGTCGATGGCCGAAGTGCTGCGCCGCGCCGATATGTTCGAGAGTCACCAGGTTACCCGCGAAGCGCTGTCGACCCGCGAACGCATGAGCGAGGTGCTCGAACGCTTGAAGAATGGTGGCTTCGTTCCCTTCGTAGCGCTGTTCCGCATCGAGGAAGGGCGCCTCGGCGTGGTGGTGACCTTCATGGCCGTGCTCGAACTGATCAAGGAGTCGCTGGTCGAGCTGGTGCAGAACGAGCCCTTTGCGCCGATCCATGTGCGCAGCCGTACCGAATAG
- a CDS encoding periplasmic heavy metal sensor, whose amino-acid sequence MRKSLVALLFAAALPALAVAMPGGMQDGHHGGKRAPHMFHGLDLTKEQQRDMRKLMGEQMKQRQEITQRYLDKLPEAERKAMQNDLDASREKTHESMRALLKPEQQKAFDEGLKKMEEKRAERAEFLKWKAERDQKN is encoded by the coding sequence ATGCGCAAATCACTCGTAGCCCTGCTGTTCGCCGCTGCCCTCCCCGCGCTCGCCGTTGCCATGCCTGGCGGCATGCAAGACGGTCATCACGGTGGCAAGCGCGCTCCCCATATGTTTCATGGCCTAGACCTGACCAAAGAGCAGCAACGCGACATGCGTAAGCTGATGGGCGAACAGATGAAACAGCGCCAGGAAATCACCCAGCGCTACCTCGACAAGCTGCCCGAAGCCGAGCGCAAGGCCATGCAGAACGATCTGGACGCCAGCCGGGAAAAGACCCACGAAAGCATGCGCGCCCTGCTCAAGCCCGAGCAGCAGAAAGCCTTCGATGAAGGTCTGAAGAAAATGGAAGAAAAGCGCGCCGAACGCGCCGAGTTCCTCAAGTGGAAGGCCGAGCGCGATCAGAAGAACTGA
- a CDS encoding sensor histidine kinase encodes MRSLFWRILATFWLAIALVAGLAMLLGHALNQDAWILGRHPALQGLAETWTEVYERQGPLAAQRLLEQHRHRSRVDVQVLAENGQPIIRGTFPARAAAFEARHQDRERQLPWRRLTADYTSPTSGETYLFIYRIPYPELQAWHRGSLAWPLSALGIALVVLTGFSLLLTLSITRPLDRLRRAVHDLGQTSYQQQSLARLATRRDELGVLASDFNRMGARLQALIGSQRQLLRDVSHELRSPLARLRIAQALAERASPSEREVIWPRLAKECDRLEALISEILELSRLDAEPGTAATVDLPAMFDQLKDNARIVCPTQCIDSHVQPGLHLTGWTDMLERALDNLLRNALRFNPEGVPVELHAQREADEVVISVRDHGPGVADEYLPQLSEPFFRAPGQTAAGHGLGLAIARRAAERHGGRLQLANHPDGGFVASLRLPLADESPRESDFQASV; translated from the coding sequence GTGCGATCACTGTTCTGGCGCATACTCGCAACCTTCTGGCTGGCCATCGCGCTGGTCGCCGGCCTGGCGATGCTGCTTGGCCACGCGTTGAATCAGGATGCCTGGATTCTCGGCCGCCACCCGGCGCTCCAAGGCCTTGCTGAGACCTGGACGGAGGTCTACGAGCGCCAAGGCCCACTGGCTGCACAGCGCCTGCTGGAACAGCACCGGCATCGCTCCCGCGTTGATGTGCAGGTACTGGCGGAGAACGGCCAACCAATCATTCGCGGTACCTTCCCCGCCCGTGCCGCCGCCTTCGAGGCGCGTCATCAGGATCGCGAGCGCCAGCTACCCTGGCGGCGGCTGACCGCCGATTACACCAGCCCCACCAGCGGTGAAACCTATCTGTTCATCTACCGCATCCCCTATCCCGAGTTGCAGGCCTGGCACCGCGGCAGCCTGGCCTGGCCGCTCAGCGCACTGGGTATCGCTCTGGTGGTGCTCACCGGTTTCAGCCTGCTCTTGACGCTGTCGATCACCCGGCCGCTGGATCGGCTGCGCCGCGCAGTGCATGACCTTGGACAGACCAGCTATCAGCAGCAGTCCCTCGCCCGTCTGGCGACACGTCGCGACGAGCTAGGCGTGCTGGCAAGCGATTTCAACCGAATGGGCGCTCGGCTGCAGGCACTGATCGGCAGCCAGCGTCAGCTACTGCGCGATGTGTCCCATGAACTGCGCTCGCCGCTTGCACGCCTGCGCATTGCCCAGGCACTGGCCGAGCGCGCCAGCCCGAGCGAGCGGGAGGTGATCTGGCCACGTCTGGCCAAGGAATGCGATCGGCTCGAAGCGTTGATCAGCGAGATTCTCGAACTCTCGCGCCTGGATGCCGAACCCGGCACGGCGGCGACCGTCGATCTACCCGCTATGTTCGACCAATTGAAAGACAACGCCCGTATCGTCTGTCCTACTCAGTGCATCGATAGCCACGTACAACCCGGTCTTCACCTGACCGGCTGGACGGATATGCTGGAACGGGCACTGGATAATCTGTTGCGCAATGCCCTGCGATTCAATCCGGAGGGCGTGCCGGTGGAGCTGCATGCGCAGCGCGAAGCAGACGAAGTGGTAATCAGTGTGCGCGACCACGGCCCCGGCGTCGCCGATGAGTATCTACCGCAGCTCAGCGAACCCTTTTTCCGCGCACCTGGGCAAACGGCTGCCGGGCATGGCCTCGGACTGGCCATCGCCCGCCGCGCAGCCGAGCGTCACGGCGGGCGATTGCAACTGGCCAATCATCCTGATGGCGGCTTTGTCGCCAGCCTGCGCCTGCCACTGGCAGATGAATCACCCCGAGAGTCCGATTTTCAGGCGTCTGTTTGA
- a CDS encoding YciI family protein, translated as MLYAVIATDAPNSLQDRLATRPAHLARLEQLKNEGRLVLAGPHPAIDSNDPGEAGFSGSLVVAEFDSLEAAQQWADADPYKAAGVYVNVVVKPFKKVLP; from the coding sequence ATGCTGTACGCCGTTATCGCCACTGACGCACCGAATTCCCTGCAGGACCGCCTCGCCACGCGCCCGGCCCACCTGGCACGCCTGGAGCAGCTGAAGAACGAGGGACGCCTGGTGCTCGCCGGCCCGCACCCGGCCATCGACAGCAACGATCCGGGCGAAGCCGGCTTCAGCGGCAGCCTGGTTGTTGCCGAGTTCGATTCCCTGGAAGCCGCCCAGCAGTGGGCAGACGCCGATCCGTACAAGGCCGCTGGCGTATACGTGAACGTGGTGGTCAAGCCGTTCAAGAAAGTACTGCCCTGA
- the scpB gene encoding SMC-Scp complex subunit ScpB has protein sequence MDLSDPKDLASLLEAFLLASGKPLSLERLGELFEENERPSSAQLKKALEVLEKSCKGRAFELKEVASGYRLQVRQRFSPWVGRLWEERPQRYSRAMLETLALIAYRQPITRGEIEDIRGVAVNSQIVKTLLEREWVRVVGHRDVPGRPAMFATTRQFLDHFNLKNLDELPPLAVLREMEPELRPILDDEDAPVPVALQARADEVADEEAAPLREQTSFRSLLAELDGMEQGLKTDFDDLLEAQAADSDPDEEQSSP, from the coding sequence GTGGACCTGTCCGATCCCAAGGATCTCGCTTCGCTGCTCGAAGCCTTTCTGCTCGCATCCGGCAAACCGCTATCCCTGGAGCGCCTCGGCGAGCTGTTCGAAGAAAACGAACGGCCGTCATCGGCGCAGCTGAAAAAAGCGCTCGAGGTGCTGGAAAAGTCCTGCAAGGGCCGCGCCTTCGAGCTCAAGGAGGTCGCCAGTGGTTACCGCCTGCAGGTGCGTCAGCGCTTTTCGCCGTGGGTCGGTCGGCTCTGGGAAGAGCGTCCGCAGCGTTACTCCCGGGCGATGCTGGAAACCCTGGCGCTGATCGCCTATCGCCAGCCGATCACCCGTGGTGAGATCGAGGACATCCGCGGCGTCGCGGTCAACAGTCAGATCGTCAAGACACTGCTGGAACGCGAGTGGGTTCGTGTGGTGGGCCATCGTGACGTGCCGGGTCGGCCGGCGATGTTCGCCACGACCCGGCAGTTCCTCGACCATTTCAACCTGAAGAACCTCGATGAGCTGCCGCCGCTCGCCGTGCTGCGCGAAATGGAGCCCGAGTTGCGGCCGATACTCGACGATGAGGACGCTCCGGTGCCCGTCGCCTTGCAGGCGCGGGCCGACGAGGTGGCCGACGAGGAGGCGGCGCCGCTGCGTGAGCAGACCAGCTTCCGCAGCCTGCTGGCCGAACTCGACGGCATGGAGCAGGGCCTGAAAACCGACTTCGACGATCTGCTCGAAGCGCAAGCCGCGGACAGCGACCCCGACGAGGAACAGTCGAGCCCCTGA
- a CDS encoding PHP domain-containing protein, whose product MIVDLHCHSTASDGALAPARLVERAHARGIQLLALTDHDTVDGLAEARLTAQGLGMQLVNGIELSCLWNGATIHILGYAFDAEAPALQQAIAQLHDGRWHRAELIAQRLEAKGMPGALEGARAIQQELGDSGNAPARPHFADFLVRAGHVRDRAEAFRKWLGSGKLGDVKQHWPSLEQTVQTLRDSGAWISLAHPWQYDFTRSKRRRLVIDFAQAGGHALEVVNGMQPLEQVGGLSTLVRELGLMATVGSDFHAPGDWSELGLYRSLPEDLSPLWRHFDHERRTPAAS is encoded by the coding sequence ATGATTGTCGATCTGCATTGCCACAGCACCGCCTCAGATGGTGCGTTGGCGCCTGCCAGGCTGGTGGAGCGCGCTCATGCACGTGGTATTCAGCTGCTGGCGCTTACCGACCACGACACGGTGGACGGTCTTGCCGAAGCGCGGCTCACCGCGCAAGGGCTCGGTATGCAGCTGGTCAACGGCATCGAGCTTTCGTGCCTGTGGAACGGGGCTACCATCCATATATTGGGCTATGCGTTCGACGCCGAAGCACCGGCATTGCAGCAGGCGATCGCGCAGTTGCACGATGGGCGCTGGCACCGCGCTGAGCTGATCGCTCAGCGACTGGAAGCGAAGGGGATGCCCGGTGCGCTTGAAGGAGCCCGAGCGATCCAGCAGGAACTCGGCGACAGTGGCAATGCACCGGCACGACCGCACTTCGCCGACTTTCTGGTACGCGCCGGTCATGTGCGTGATCGAGCCGAGGCGTTTCGCAAATGGCTGGGTTCGGGCAAGCTCGGCGATGTCAAGCAGCATTGGCCGAGCCTGGAGCAGACGGTACAGACCCTGCGTGATTCCGGCGCCTGGATCAGCCTGGCGCATCCGTGGCAGTACGATTTCACCCGCAGCAAGCGACGCCGACTGGTCATCGACTTCGCCCAGGCCGGCGGACACGCATTGGAAGTGGTCAACGGCATGCAACCGCTGGAACAGGTCGGCGGGTTGTCGACGTTGGTACGTGAGCTGGGTCTGATGGCCACAGTTGGCAGTGATTTCCATGCACCCGGCGACTGGTCGGAGCTTGGGCTGTACCGCAGCTTGCCGGAAGACCTGTCGCCGCTTTGGAGACATTTCGATCATGAGCGCCGCACACCTGCTGCCAGCTGA
- a CDS encoding response regulator transcription factor, producing MSELLLIDDDEELCELLISWLAQEGFVAHACHDGKSARQALAQHQPAAVVLDVMLPDGSGLELLKQLRSEHPDLPVLMLSGRGEPLDRILGLELGADDYLAKPCDPRELTARLRAVLRRSQPTTTPSQIELGDLCYSPARGIASVGGVEVSLTLSEGRILEALLAQPGEPMDKQALAQHALGRKLTLYDRSLDMHVSNLRRKLGPHADGSPRIVALRSRGYLYAV from the coding sequence ATGAGTGAATTACTGCTTATCGACGATGACGAAGAGCTCTGCGAGCTGCTGATCAGCTGGCTGGCTCAGGAAGGCTTCGTCGCTCACGCCTGCCATGATGGCAAGAGCGCGCGCCAGGCCCTGGCGCAACACCAACCAGCGGCGGTGGTGCTGGACGTGATGCTGCCCGATGGCAGCGGCCTGGAGCTGCTCAAGCAACTGCGCAGTGAGCATCCGGATCTGCCCGTGCTGATGCTTTCGGGGCGCGGAGAGCCGCTGGATCGCATCCTAGGCCTGGAACTTGGGGCCGACGATTACCTGGCGAAGCCTTGCGATCCCCGCGAACTCACCGCACGCCTGCGCGCCGTGCTGCGCCGCAGCCAACCGACGACGACACCGAGCCAGATCGAACTCGGCGACCTCTGCTACAGCCCTGCGCGCGGCATTGCCAGCGTCGGCGGTGTCGAAGTCAGTCTGACCTTATCCGAAGGGCGAATTCTCGAAGCGCTGCTGGCCCAGCCTGGAGAGCCGATGGACAAGCAGGCGCTGGCTCAGCATGCGCTGGGTCGCAAGCTGACGCTCTACGACCGCAGCCTGGACATGCACGTCAGCAATCTGCGGCGCAAACTCGGACCGCATGCCGACGGCAGCCCCCGGATCGTCGCGTTGCGTAGCCGTGGCTATCTTTACGCCGTCTGA
- a CDS encoding YkgJ family cysteine cluster protein — MSIDNPCLTCGACCAYFRVSFYFGECVSAGGVVPDHLTVQVSPFHVAMLGTDSKPARCAGLLGDVGCGVRCSMYEQRASTCREFEASWESGEHNPNCDAARAAHGLPPLMPPLQPQLSPDRVA; from the coding sequence ATGTCCATCGACAATCCCTGCCTGACGTGCGGCGCCTGCTGCGCGTACTTCCGTGTGTCCTTCTATTTTGGTGAATGCGTATCAGCCGGAGGCGTGGTTCCGGATCATCTGACGGTACAGGTATCGCCATTTCACGTCGCCATGCTCGGTACTGACAGCAAGCCGGCCCGTTGCGCCGGGTTGCTTGGCGATGTGGGATGCGGGGTTCGCTGCAGCATGTATGAGCAGCGGGCGAGCACCTGTCGCGAGTTCGAAGCATCCTGGGAGAGCGGCGAGCACAATCCGAACTGTGACGCGGCACGGGCGGCGCACGGATTGCCGCCACTGATGCCGCCATTGCAGCCACAGCTTTCGCCGGATCGTGTGGCCTGA
- a CDS encoding DUF808 domain-containing protein, with translation MASSLLALIDDIATVLDDVSVMTKVAAKKTAGVLGDDLALNAQQVTGVNADRELPVVWAVAKGSFRNKAILVPAALLISAFLPWAITPLLMLGGAFLCYEGFEKLAHRFLHNDGSDHAETVKALADPSVDMVAFEKKKISGAVRTDFILSAEIIAITLGTVAAASFSQQVMVLVGIAILMTVGVYGLVAAIVKLDDLGLALSKRASSLARAIGRGILRVAPWLMKSLSVIGTAAMFMVGGGILTHGIRAVHHFIETSAHDALGLPYVGAVLGGLLPTLLDAAFGIVAGGVVLALVSLGGRLFKRGSGAAA, from the coding sequence TTGGCCAGCAGCCTGCTTGCTCTAATCGACGATATTGCAACCGTACTCGACGACGTGTCGGTCATGACCAAGGTGGCAGCGAAGAAGACCGCTGGCGTGCTGGGCGATGACCTTGCGCTCAACGCCCAACAAGTGACCGGAGTGAATGCCGACCGGGAGCTTCCAGTGGTCTGGGCAGTGGCCAAGGGCTCGTTTCGCAACAAGGCGATTTTGGTCCCTGCGGCGTTACTGATCAGTGCCTTTCTGCCCTGGGCGATCACGCCACTGTTGATGCTCGGCGGCGCCTTTCTCTGTTATGAGGGCTTCGAGAAGCTGGCCCACCGTTTTCTCCATAACGACGGCAGCGATCACGCGGAGACGGTGAAGGCGCTCGCCGACCCGTCCGTGGACATGGTGGCGTTCGAGAAGAAAAAGATCAGCGGCGCAGTGCGTACCGACTTCATCCTCTCCGCTGAAATCATCGCCATCACCCTCGGTACGGTCGCGGCGGCGTCGTTCAGTCAGCAGGTCATGGTGCTGGTGGGTATCGCCATCCTCATGACGGTGGGTGTCTACGGGCTGGTGGCTGCGATCGTCAAGCTCGACGATCTTGGCCTGGCTCTGAGCAAACGGGCGAGTAGCCTCGCCCGCGCCATCGGTCGCGGCATTCTGAGGGTCGCGCCCTGGCTGATGAAATCGCTGTCGGTCATCGGCACCGCGGCAATGTTCATGGTGGGCGGCGGCATCCTCACCCACGGTATCCGTGCCGTGCACCATTTCATCGAGACCAGCGCCCACGACGCCCTTGGGCTGCCATACGTCGGGGCGGTGCTGGGTGGGCTGCTGCCGACGCTACTCGACGCCGCGTTCGGCATCGTTGCAGGCGGCGTGGTATTGGCTTTGGTGAGCCTTGGCGGTCGGCTGTTCAAGCGCGGCTCAGGTGCCGCAGCCTGA